A genomic segment from Pseudomonadales bacterium encodes:
- a CDS encoding HAD family phosphatase: MMIKAILFDYGGVYAYSPFEAVTELAVEMQLDADFLKTIVFGDMQQDTNHPWHRLERGEINLEQAREGIIAEGKKHQLDTDIYQMFAHFANVDKSMRMSLANKTLEWKQRGLKLAMVTNNLKEFSHWRDTFPYDVKDVYDVEYDSCITGKRKPNPEVFLEVLEQLEVDAAEALFLDDHQPNVDAAAAVGIHAWLVEGDIENSIDWVEAQLKQES, translated from the coding sequence ATGATGATTAAAGCTATTTTATTTGATTATGGTGGTGTTTATGCGTACTCACCATTCGAAGCGGTGACAGAACTTGCCGTTGAAATGCAGCTTGACGCTGACTTTCTCAAAACTATTGTATTTGGTGACATGCAGCAAGATACCAACCACCCTTGGCATCGTTTAGAGCGCGGCGAGATTAACCTTGAACAAGCGCGCGAGGGCATTATTGCAGAGGGCAAAAAACACCAGCTGGACACTGACATATATCAAATGTTTGCGCACTTTGCTAATGTCGATAAAAGCATGCGTATGTCGCTGGCCAATAAAACGTTAGAGTGGAAGCAACGTGGCTTGAAGCTGGCTATGGTGACGAATAACCTGAAAGAATTTTCGCACTGGCGCGACACCTTTCCTTATGATGTTAAAGACGTCTATGATGTTGAATACGACTCCTGCATCACCGGCAAACGCAAGCCTAATCCTGAAGTATTTCTTGAGGTGCTGGAACAACTGGAGGTCGATGCAGCAGAAGCATTATTTCTTGATGACCACCAACCCAATGTAGACGCCGCCGCTGCGGTTGGCATTCATGCTTGGCTAGTGGAAGGAGACATTGAAAACAGTATTGATTGGGTAGAGGCCCAGCTTAAGCAAGAAAGCTAA